In a single window of the Veillonella sp. genome:
- the guaD gene encoding guanine deaminase: MNSTVILKGNILYTPRPSEFISIQHGYIIAVDGIVVYCGESIPPAYADYEVTDYGDNLIIPGFVDTHAHAPQYCNRGLGMDKELLPWLETYTFPEEAKFSDLDYARLVYGAFVQDLWRNGTTRSILFGTIHKESTLVLMELLQKAGLSAYVGKVNMDRNSPDFLIEETSQSLADTKDWLEASASFGPLVKPIITPRFVPSCTSELMSGLGKLAEEYNVPIQSHLSENHGEIDWVASLHPESPNYTDVYYEHKLMGRTPTVMAHCIHLSDVEMERMAETQTMVSHCPYSNVNLSSGIAPIRKLMKRNIPIGLGSDISGGHMVSMAKVLTEAIGLSKMKWVEVDSNYAPLTLSEAFYMATKGGGKFFGKVGSFEKGCDLDALIIDDTTLFDPNERTLEERLERWLYVGDDRHIVERYVAGHVLPNPQGFQG, translated from the coding sequence ATGAATTCGACAGTTATTTTAAAAGGGAATATCTTATATACACCGCGTCCTTCAGAATTTATATCGATTCAACATGGCTACATCATTGCCGTAGATGGTATAGTCGTATATTGTGGTGAAAGTATTCCACCAGCTTATGCAGATTATGAGGTTACTGATTATGGTGATAATCTCATTATTCCTGGCTTTGTAGATACACATGCACACGCTCCACAGTATTGTAATCGTGGCCTTGGGATGGATAAAGAACTTTTACCTTGGTTAGAAACCTATACATTTCCTGAAGAGGCAAAGTTTAGTGATCTAGATTATGCACGGTTAGTATATGGTGCCTTTGTACAAGACTTATGGCGCAATGGGACTACTAGAAGCATATTGTTCGGCACTATCCATAAAGAGAGCACGTTAGTGTTGATGGAACTTTTACAAAAAGCTGGATTATCTGCCTATGTAGGCAAAGTTAATATGGACCGCAATAGTCCAGATTTCTTGATTGAGGAAACAAGTCAATCTTTAGCGGATACGAAAGATTGGTTAGAAGCATCGGCTTCATTTGGTCCATTGGTAAAACCTATAATTACTCCTCGGTTTGTACCATCCTGTACAAGTGAGTTAATGTCTGGGCTAGGTAAATTGGCCGAAGAGTACAATGTACCAATACAATCCCATTTATCGGAAAATCACGGAGAAATCGATTGGGTTGCATCCTTACATCCGGAGTCACCAAATTATACAGATGTGTATTATGAACATAAATTAATGGGGCGGACGCCAACGGTAATGGCTCATTGCATTCATTTAAGTGATGTAGAAATGGAGCGTATGGCTGAAACACAAACTATGGTATCTCATTGTCCATATTCTAATGTAAACCTATCAAGTGGTATTGCACCAATTCGTAAGCTCATGAAACGGAATATACCAATTGGTTTAGGCTCTGATATTTCTGGTGGTCATATGGTATCAATGGCAAAGGTTCTTACAGAAGCCATTGGATTATCCAAAATGAAATGGGTGGAAGTAGATTCAAATTATGCGCCCCTCACATTAAGTGAAGCCTTCTATATGGCTACGAAGGGTGGTGGTAAGTTCTTTGGTAAGGTGGGGAGCTTTGAAAAAGGTTGTGACCTAGATGCCCTTATTATTGATGATACAACACTATTTGACCCGAATGAACGCACCTTAGAGGAGCGATTAGAGCGTTGGTTATATGTTGGTGATGATCGACATATCGTTGAGCGCTATGTAGCGGGCCATGTATTACCTAATCCGCAAGGTTTTCAAGGTTAA
- a CDS encoding cation diffusion facilitator family transporter → MDILGARRSIEQKLLMQSVGLMALVAVSGTIMGIVTGSSAVLLDGVFSFVDVVIKIMMLMTAKLIARETSKRFQFGYWQFEPLVLAVEGFFILLIVIYALSSGITDLISGGRHVDFGPAIYYAIFFTVADTIYYLYVRRINKSLQSNLIKFDNVSWYVDALLEAAILISFVVAIMLEGTEYADWAAYIDPIVLIVLAVQMIPSAFRIIIPSVKQVLGWAPTSLHNEVQEIMDRFMEKYNFKDYVSSVQVYGNTRIIEIDILVRKNFPYQTIAEIDAIRNEIDQEIGGNPTEKWVTISFTGTRKWMAKDYLLEEDDDE, encoded by the coding sequence ATGGATATATTAGGGGCAAGGCGCTCTATAGAACAGAAGTTACTTATGCAATCCGTAGGGCTAATGGCCCTTGTAGCAGTAAGTGGCACTATAATGGGGATTGTTACCGGTTCTAGTGCGGTCTTATTAGATGGTGTGTTTTCCTTTGTCGATGTTGTTATTAAGATCATGATGCTCATGACGGCCAAGTTAATAGCCCGTGAAACGAGTAAGCGCTTTCAATTTGGGTATTGGCAGTTTGAACCTTTGGTACTGGCTGTAGAAGGCTTCTTTATATTACTAATTGTAATTTACGCTCTATCTAGTGGCATTACAGATCTTATATCGGGCGGCCGTCATGTAGATTTTGGACCAGCCATTTATTATGCCATCTTCTTTACCGTAGCTGATACAATCTATTACTTGTATGTACGACGGATTAACAAGAGTTTACAGTCCAACTTAATTAAATTTGATAATGTGAGTTGGTATGTTGACGCGTTACTGGAAGCAGCTATCTTGATTAGTTTCGTAGTGGCTATTATGTTAGAAGGAACTGAATATGCCGATTGGGCCGCTTATATTGACCCAATTGTTCTTATTGTATTGGCTGTACAGATGATACCGTCAGCGTTCCGTATTATTATCCCATCCGTAAAACAAGTATTGGGATGGGCACCGACTTCATTGCATAATGAAGTGCAAGAAATTATGGATCGCTTTATGGAAAAGTACAATTTCAAAGATTACGTTTCTAGTGTACAAGTATATGGGAACACTCGAATTATTGAAATTGATATTTTAGTTCGTAAGAACTTCCCTTATCAAACGATTGCTGAAATCGATGCGATTCGTAATGAAATTGACCAGGAAATCGGAGGGAATCCAACGGAAAAATGGGTAACCATTTCTTTCACAGGCACCCGAAAATGGATGGCAAAAGATTATTTACTAGAAGAAGATGATGATGAATAG
- the serS gene encoding serine--tRNA ligase, with amino-acid sequence MLDLKFVRENIDLVQQNLDNRHTKGDLETFVSAYDERRQLIGKVEELKALRNSVTEEISQLKRNKENADDKIAEMKKVGDDIAELDNRIRDVEAKLRDAALMLPNMCDASVPVGADEDENVEQRKWGEPRQFDFDVQAHWDLGENLDILDFNRAGKMSGARFTVYKGLGARLERALINFMVDLHVDKQGYTEMMTPYMVTRETLTGTGQLPKFAEDMYHVEDTEYFLIPTAEVTLTNYHSGEILSEEELPKYYTAFTACFRAEAGSAGRDTRGLIRQHQFNKVEMVKLAKPEDSYAELEKLTDNAEEVLRLLELPFRVITLCTGDIGFGSAKTYDVEVWMPAQGKYREISSCSNMTDFQARRANIKFRRGPKGKPEFLHTLNGSGLAVGRTVAAILENYQQADGSVVIPKVLVPYMGGVEVIKAAK; translated from the coding sequence ATGTTAGACTTGAAATTTGTCCGTGAAAATATTGATTTAGTGCAACAAAACTTAGATAATCGTCACACGAAAGGCGATTTGGAAACCTTTGTATCCGCTTATGATGAACGTCGTCAGTTGATTGGTAAAGTAGAGGAGTTAAAAGCTCTTCGTAATTCTGTAACTGAAGAAATTAGCCAATTAAAACGCAATAAAGAAAATGCGGATGATAAAATCGCAGAAATGAAAAAAGTAGGCGATGATATTGCAGAGCTTGATAATCGTATTCGCGATGTAGAAGCTAAATTACGTGATGCGGCTTTGATGTTGCCAAATATGTGCGATGCATCTGTTCCTGTTGGCGCTGATGAAGATGAAAATGTGGAACAACGTAAATGGGGCGAACCACGTCAATTTGACTTTGATGTACAAGCTCATTGGGATTTAGGTGAAAATCTTGATATCCTTGATTTCAATCGCGCTGGTAAAATGAGCGGTGCTCGTTTCACTGTATATAAAGGTTTAGGTGCTCGTTTAGAACGTGCTCTTATTAACTTCATGGTTGATCTTCATGTAGATAAACAAGGCTACACTGAAATGATGACTCCATATATGGTAACTCGTGAAACCTTGACAGGTACTGGTCAATTACCTAAATTTGCTGAAGATATGTACCATGTAGAGGATACAGAATACTTCTTGATCCCTACAGCAGAGGTTACATTGACTAATTATCATAGCGGTGAAATCTTGAGCGAAGAAGAGTTGCCTAAATACTATACTGCATTTACAGCGTGCTTCCGTGCTGAAGCTGGTTCTGCAGGTCGTGATACACGTGGTCTTATTCGCCAACATCAATTCAACAAAGTTGAAATGGTTAAATTAGCTAAGCCTGAAGATTCTTATGCAGAATTAGAAAAGTTAACTGATAATGCAGAAGAAGTATTGCGTTTATTGGAATTACCATTCCGTGTAATTACACTTTGCACAGGTGATATTGGCTTTGGTTCTGCTAAAACATATGACGTAGAGGTATGGATGCCAGCTCAAGGCAAGTACAGAGAAATCTCTTCTTGCTCCAATATGACTGATTTCCAAGCTCGTCGTGCAAATATTAAATTCCGTCGTGGACCTAAAGGTAAACCAGAATTCCTTCATACATTAAATGGCTCTGGTCTTGCTGTGGGCCGTACAGTAGCAGCTATCTTGGAAAATTACCAACAAGCTGATGGTTCTGTTGTAATTCCTAAGGTACTTGTTCCTTACATGGGTGGCGTAGAAGTAATCAAGGCAGCAAAATAA
- the fsa gene encoding fructose-6-phosphate aldolase, whose protein sequence is MKFFIDTAEFDEIKEAYAFGFIDGVTTNPSLIVKAKRDLKQVISEIANLVEGPVSAEVIASDAEGMIAEAHELVKLGSNVVIKVPMTPEGLKAVAVLSKEGIKTNVTLIFSANQALLAARAGATYVSPFVGRIDDISMDGLTLIQDIADIFAIHGIETEIIAASVRTPLHIIQCAKAGAHIATVPFKVLMQAMKHPLTDAGLEKFMADWKQANQ, encoded by the coding sequence ATGAAGTTCTTTATTGATACCGCAGAATTTGATGAGATAAAAGAAGCGTATGCTTTTGGTTTTATCGATGGTGTTACTACTAACCCATCCCTTATCGTGAAAGCTAAACGCGATTTAAAACAAGTTATTTCTGAAATTGCAAATCTTGTAGAAGGTCCTGTAAGTGCAGAGGTTATTGCTTCCGATGCAGAAGGCATGATCGCTGAAGCTCATGAGCTTGTAAAATTAGGCTCTAATGTAGTTATTAAAGTGCCTATGACTCCAGAAGGCCTTAAAGCTGTTGCCGTGTTGAGCAAAGAAGGTATTAAAACAAATGTAACATTAATCTTCTCTGCTAACCAAGCTTTATTGGCAGCCCGTGCAGGTGCTACCTATGTGAGCCCATTTGTTGGCCGTATTGATGATATCAGCATGGATGGCCTTACATTAATTCAAGATATTGCAGACATATTTGCTATTCATGGTATTGAAACTGAAATTATTGCAGCTAGTGTGAGAACACCATTGCATATCATACAATGTGCTAAAGCCGGTGCTCATATTGCAACAGTGCCATTCAAAGTACTTATGCAAGCTATGAAACATCCGTTGACGGATGCAGGGCTTGAAAAATTTATGGCAGATTGGAAACAAGCTAATCAATAA
- the glpX gene encoding class II fructose-bisphosphatase, whose translation MDRTLSLEFARVVEAAALRSGRLLGRGQKDAADGLAVDAMRQAFDSVRISGTVVIGEGEIDEAPMLYIGEHVGAGGPEVDIAVDPIEGTNLIAKGQNGAIAVMAIAEKGGLLHAPDMYMEKLCVGPRGAGAIDITKSLTENIKNVAAKMNRNVDEITLVMLDRERHHGLMKEARDLGARIMLISDGDVNPAMECCIEGSGVHMVVGTGGAPEGVLAAAALKCVGGDMQARLKPETEEEIRRCHEMGITDVNQVLTLDDLVRTDDVIFAATAITRGNLLNAIQYFPGGARTHTIVMRSKTGTVRFLDTVHMDEKLKSLKTK comes from the coding sequence ATGGATCGTACATTATCTTTGGAATTTGCTCGTGTCGTTGAAGCGGCTGCTTTACGCAGTGGTCGGTTACTTGGCCGCGGTCAAAAGGATGCAGCGGATGGTCTTGCTGTAGATGCAATGCGTCAAGCATTTGACTCTGTTCGTATTTCTGGTACAGTAGTTATCGGCGAAGGCGAAATTGATGAAGCGCCTATGCTTTACATTGGTGAACATGTAGGTGCTGGTGGTCCAGAAGTAGATATCGCAGTTGACCCAATTGAAGGCACAAACTTGATTGCAAAAGGCCAAAATGGTGCGATTGCAGTTATGGCTATTGCTGAAAAAGGTGGCTTGTTACATGCACCAGATATGTACATGGAAAAACTTTGCGTTGGTCCTCGTGGTGCAGGTGCTATCGATATTACTAAATCTTTAACTGAAAATATCAAAAATGTAGCGGCAAAAATGAATCGCAATGTCGATGAAATTACACTTGTTATGCTTGATCGTGAACGTCATCATGGTTTGATGAAAGAAGCCCGTGATCTTGGTGCACGTATTATGTTAATTTCTGATGGTGATGTTAACCCAGCTATGGAATGTTGTATTGAAGGTTCTGGGGTACACATGGTTGTTGGTACTGGTGGTGCACCAGAAGGCGTATTGGCTGCAGCTGCTTTGAAATGCGTAGGTGGCGATATGCAAGCCCGCTTGAAACCAGAAACAGAAGAAGAAATTCGTCGTTGTCATGAAATGGGTATTACCGATGTAAATCAAGTACTTACATTGGATGATTTAGTTCGTACAGATGATGTTATCTTTGCGGCTACTGCTATTACTCGAGGTAATTTATTGAATGCTATTCAATACTTCCCAGGTGGTGCGCGTACACATACTATCGTAATGCGTTCTAAAACAGGTACTGTTCGTTTCTTAGATACAGTGCATATGGATGAGAAGTTAAAATCCTTAAAAACCAAATAA
- the murA gene encoding UDP-N-acetylglucosamine 1-carboxyvinyltransferase, with product MEKLIIQGGNRLEGRVRVSSAKNAVLPIIAGTLLASTPSKLLEIPNLEDVGTICQVIESLGVKITRNKADDEIIFDASTLTATEAPYELVRKMRASFLVMGPLLARKGEAKISMPGGCAIGARPIDLHLKAFEALGAKIEITEDYVYAHAPEGLKGTQIYLDFPSVGATENVIMAASMAEGKTVIENAAEEPEIVDLATFLNAMGANIRGAGTNVIRIEGVPQLHGAIHTVIPDRIEAGTYLIAAAMAGGDVFVENALPEHLKPVVAKLKEAGVTVEEEIDGIRVISTGKGIKAVDIKTLPYPGFPTDMQAQFMALTTIAEGTSTVTETVFENRFMHVAELRKMGAHIDIDNRQAIVEGMPRLHGAVVNATDLRAGAALVCAALIAEGRTEVGRLHHIDRGYDDFVGKLQRLGADIVRVDE from the coding sequence TTGGAAAAGCTAATCATTCAAGGTGGCAACCGGTTGGAAGGCCGTGTACGTGTTAGTAGTGCTAAAAATGCGGTACTCCCTATTATTGCCGGTACTTTGCTAGCATCAACACCTAGTAAATTACTTGAAATTCCAAATTTGGAAGATGTAGGTACAATTTGCCAAGTTATCGAGTCTTTGGGGGTTAAAATTACTCGTAATAAAGCAGATGATGAAATTATCTTCGATGCGTCTACATTGACTGCTACGGAAGCTCCTTATGAGCTTGTACGCAAAATGCGTGCATCTTTCCTCGTAATGGGGCCACTTTTAGCGCGCAAAGGGGAGGCTAAAATCTCCATGCCAGGTGGTTGTGCGATTGGTGCCCGTCCTATCGATCTTCACCTAAAAGCATTCGAAGCACTAGGTGCTAAAATTGAAATTACTGAAGATTATGTATATGCTCATGCTCCAGAAGGCCTTAAAGGCACTCAAATTTACTTGGATTTCCCAAGTGTAGGGGCTACAGAAAATGTAATTATGGCAGCTTCCATGGCGGAAGGTAAAACTGTTATCGAAAATGCTGCGGAAGAACCTGAGATCGTTGATTTAGCAACATTCTTGAATGCAATGGGCGCTAATATTCGCGGTGCTGGTACAAATGTAATCCGCATTGAAGGTGTGCCTCAATTACATGGTGCAATTCATACGGTTATTCCTGACCGTATCGAAGCTGGTACATATTTGATTGCTGCTGCTATGGCTGGTGGTGACGTATTTGTAGAAAATGCATTGCCAGAACATTTGAAACCAGTAGTAGCTAAGTTAAAAGAAGCTGGCGTTACTGTAGAGGAAGAAATTGATGGTATTCGCGTTATCAGTACTGGCAAAGGCATTAAAGCTGTTGATATTAAAACATTGCCATACCCAGGTTTCCCAACAGATATGCAAGCTCAATTTATGGCGCTTACTACAATCGCTGAAGGTACAAGTACTGTAACAGAAACTGTATTTGAAAATCGCTTCATGCACGTTGCGGAACTTCGCAAAATGGGTGCCCATATCGATATCGACAACCGTCAAGCGATTGTAGAAGGTATGCCACGCTTACATGGTGCTGTAGTTAATGCTACAGACTTGCGTGCAGGTGCGGCTCTTGTTTGTGCTGCGTTGATTGCAGAAGGTAGAACTGAAGTAGGTCGTCTACATCATATCGATCGTGGTTATGATGATTTCGTAGGTAAATTGCAAAGGTTAGGTGCTGATATTGTTCGGGTTGACGAATAA
- a CDS encoding rod shape-determining protein: MFGLTNKSTEPKQNKKKRSRRSKGPALYNEQQNLGAAKVENAKTSSNRKPLRRTKRKSTKLSEGVAKQASHLASNMREAMVKVTKMRRVERRNRETVAIAKTTPAMTLKRLVRPEQVGDLMGRLNRSLNFDLGIDLGTANILIFAKGKGLVLDEPAYIARDDKTGDILALGEAARSMVGRTPKGISVIRPVQAGVIADYDMTEFMLKYFIRSVVPASRLMKTRIIVCVPSGITPVEKRAILEALLRTGAKKTVLIEEPLAAAMGTGLNDADQVGAMVVDVGGGTTDIAVLCDTGVVVSESLRIGGDSFNESIIRYIRRKKRLVIGPLTAEKIKISVGTVDRRAKERTIEVRGRDASSGLPKMVAVNSLEIQRALEAQVMNILEGIKSILEKTPPELVAAINDHGIILTGGGALIDGLDRVITRSVGIASYLVDSPRYAVIKGVAKALDEMSQLRDTLDELQ; the protein is encoded by the coding sequence TTGTTCGGGTTGACGAATAAAAGTACAGAGCCAAAACAGAATAAAAAGAAACGAAGCCGGCGCTCAAAAGGGCCGGCTTTATACAACGAGCAACAAAACTTAGGTGCTGCAAAGGTTGAAAATGCTAAAACCAGTTCTAATCGTAAACCATTACGAAGGACGAAACGCAAGTCTACGAAGCTTTCAGAAGGCGTAGCTAAGCAAGCTAGCCATTTGGCTTCCAATATGCGCGAAGCAATGGTTAAAGTCACCAAAATGCGCCGTGTTGAGCGTCGTAATCGTGAAACTGTTGCCATAGCGAAAACTACACCTGCTATGACATTAAAGCGATTAGTTCGTCCTGAACAAGTAGGCGATTTAATGGGACGATTGAATCGTTCATTGAATTTTGACTTAGGTATAGATTTGGGAACTGCCAATATTCTTATCTTTGCTAAAGGGAAAGGGCTTGTCTTAGATGAGCCTGCCTATATTGCGCGGGATGATAAAACTGGAGATATTCTTGCCTTAGGTGAAGCTGCACGTTCTATGGTTGGGCGTACACCTAAAGGTATATCTGTTATTCGTCCTGTTCAAGCGGGTGTTATCGCAGATTACGATATGACCGAATTTATGTTAAAATACTTTATTCGTTCCGTTGTGCCTGCTTCCAGATTGATGAAAACGCGTATTATCGTATGTGTGCCATCTGGAATTACGCCTGTTGAAAAACGTGCTATTTTAGAGGCTTTACTTAGAACAGGCGCTAAAAAGACTGTTCTTATAGAGGAACCATTAGCAGCCGCTATGGGTACAGGCCTCAATGATGCTGACCAAGTTGGAGCTATGGTTGTCGATGTAGGTGGCGGTACTACTGATATTGCCGTTCTTTGTGATACTGGCGTTGTAGTGAGTGAATCCCTTCGCATTGGGGGAGATTCCTTCAATGAATCTATTATTCGCTATATACGTCGTAAGAAGAGACTTGTTATTGGACCTTTAACAGCAGAAAAGATAAAGATTTCTGTTGGTACCGTAGATCGACGAGCTAAAGAACGAACTATAGAGGTTAGAGGGCGTGATGCTAGCTCTGGACTGCCTAAGATGGTTGCTGTTAATTCCTTAGAAATTCAACGTGCCTTAGAGGCGCAAGTGATGAATATTCTAGAAGGCATTAAATCGATTTTAGAAAAAACGCCTCCAGAACTTGTAGCAGCCATTAATGATCATGGTATTATTCTGACAGGTGGCGGTGCTCTCATCGATGGTTTAGATCGTGTTATTACACGTTCTGTTGGTATTGCATCTTATTTGGTAGACTCTCCGCGATATGCTGTTATCAAAGGGGTTGCAAAAGCTCTTGATGAAATGTCACAATTGCGTGATACATTGGATGAATTACAATAA
- a CDS encoding phosphodiester glycosidase family protein, giving the protein MKRYLYMTFAVLGFLGSTIPYAEAGNLTGVRVSNHEGTSRIVLDVSEMPVSWTKSYNESTHALTLNLGGTTNGLTGPVAQNNTKTGVLKGIGLQPVNGALQVTLTANKDVQHHEFTLEKPSRIVVDLFSSYAQQTTKDVNKSVTYSKINNTVAEGKIQAFALSVDNDSPMVVAHVPEGKTLSSVIQSHTAIIGAKVKGGSFDRPYSVASDGTIDLERISNRGTLRYTPNRGYFIEEKRPLLQAKTQKDSFLITSVNTGRKENALTLYTSAYGPSTKTNDFGYEVTVANGKVVSGQKGNSKIGENQYVLSGHGESRDALRKLKVGTPITIQNRPELAQVSTTGGAALQAGTMVLKNGNYVGADGTHNKARSFIGTTKDHNLVVLTVDKAGLQSVGVTQQEGAKLLSNLGVVDGAELSNQGSVDLVVNDTYVHKATPNPTTYEDIVIIK; this is encoded by the coding sequence ATGAAACGATATTTATATATGACTTTTGCTGTGTTAGGCTTTCTAGGCAGTACAATACCTTATGCGGAAGCTGGAAATTTAACCGGCGTACGTGTATCTAATCACGAAGGTACAAGTCGAATCGTATTAGATGTGTCTGAAATGCCTGTATCTTGGACTAAATCTTATAATGAGTCCACACATGCTCTTACCCTTAACCTAGGTGGTACCACAAATGGATTGACTGGACCTGTAGCTCAAAATAACACGAAAACAGGTGTTTTAAAAGGTATTGGTTTGCAACCTGTTAATGGCGCTTTACAAGTAACATTGACGGCTAATAAGGATGTACAACACCATGAGTTTACATTGGAAAAGCCATCGCGTATTGTAGTGGATTTATTTTCTAGCTATGCTCAACAAACAACAAAAGATGTAAATAAATCCGTTACGTATAGCAAGATTAATAACACTGTAGCAGAAGGTAAGATTCAAGCCTTTGCGTTATCTGTTGATAATGATTCACCTATGGTAGTAGCCCATGTTCCAGAAGGAAAAACCTTATCATCTGTGATTCAATCACATACTGCCATCATTGGAGCAAAGGTAAAGGGCGGAAGTTTTGATCGTCCTTATTCAGTAGCTAGTGATGGAACGATTGATTTAGAGCGTATTTCTAATCGTGGCACCTTGCGATATACACCAAATCGGGGATATTTTATTGAGGAAAAGAGACCATTATTACAAGCTAAAACACAAAAAGATAGCTTCCTAATTACATCTGTTAATACAGGACGTAAAGAAAATGCCTTGACCCTATATACATCAGCTTATGGGCCTTCTACAAAAACTAATGATTTCGGCTATGAAGTGACGGTAGCCAATGGCAAGGTTGTTAGTGGTCAAAAAGGAAATTCTAAAATTGGAGAAAACCAATATGTATTATCTGGGCATGGAGAATCAAGAGATGCACTGCGTAAATTAAAAGTGGGCACACCGATTACGATTCAAAATAGACCGGAGTTAGCACAAGTTAGCACCACTGGTGGTGCAGCGCTACAAGCGGGTACTATGGTATTGAAGAATGGCAATTATGTAGGTGCTGATGGGACCCATAATAAAGCTCGTAGTTTCATAGGAACTACAAAAGATCATAATTTAGTGGTCCTCACTGTTGATAAAGCAGGCCTTCAATCTGTAGGGGTCACACAACAAGAAGGGGCCAAACTGTTATCTAATCTAGGTGTCGTAGATGGTGCTGAATTATCAAATCAAGGTAGCGTTGATTTAGTGGTTAATGATACGTACGTACATAAAGCTACTCCAAATCCTACGACCTATGAGGATATTGTAATTATAAAATGA